One window of the Gloeocapsa sp. DLM2.Bin57 genome contains the following:
- a CDS encoding cysteine--tRNA ligase — MTLTIYNTLTRHKEAFQSIEPQRVRMYCCGITVYDYCHLGHARTCLIWDVVRNYLQWRGYKVQYIQNFTDIDDKILNRARLEGTSMEAVAERFIEAYFADMESLKINKADVYPRATHSLDGIKNLITQLEINGYAYQANGDVYYAVDKFTDYGKLSGRKLEDLQAGASGRIEATEEAKKKNPFDFALWKSAKPGEPSWDSSWGKGRPGWHIECSAMVKEYLGETIDIHVGGNDLIFPHHENEIAQSEAVTGKPLANYWLHNGMVKVDGEKMSKSLGNFTTIRDLLARPVDPMAVRLFILQAHYRKPIDFTSEALNAAEAGWQTLQEGLLLGSNLNWQLPSLTIIPEIAQRFQEAVDDDFNFSEGLAIVFEIAKELRKQGNLLRHQGETTIPLEDLQQQWATLVELAGVLGFILETKTEVTPTGLTDADIEAIIQQRQEARKQKNYAESDRLRDELQKAGITLIDKPGGVTDWYRE; from the coding sequence ATGACCTTAACTATCTATAATACTCTGACTCGTCATAAAGAAGCTTTTCAATCTATCGAACCTCAGCGGGTGCGTATGTATTGCTGTGGTATAACTGTTTACGATTATTGTCATTTAGGTCACGCGCGTACTTGTTTAATCTGGGATGTAGTACGGAATTATTTACAATGGCGCGGGTACAAAGTTCAATATATCCAGAATTTCACCGATATAGACGATAAAATCCTCAATCGAGCTAGATTAGAAGGTACATCGATGGAAGCGGTAGCAGAAAGGTTTATTGAAGCTTATTTCGCTGATATGGAGAGTCTCAAGATTAACAAAGCCGATGTTTACCCCAGAGCAACCCATAGTCTCGATGGGATCAAAAATTTAATCACTCAACTAGAAATTAACGGTTACGCTTATCAAGCAAATGGGGATGTTTATTACGCTGTAGATAAATTTACAGATTATGGTAAGCTTTCAGGTCGTAAATTAGAGGATTTACAAGCAGGGGCTAGTGGTAGAATAGAAGCAACAGAAGAAGCTAAAAAAAAGAACCCTTTTGATTTTGCTCTCTGGAAAAGTGCTAAACCAGGTGAACCCTCTTGGGATTCATCCTGGGGAAAAGGTCGCCCTGGCTGGCATATCGAATGTTCAGCTATGGTAAAAGAATACCTTGGAGAAACTATCGATATCCACGTGGGAGGCAATGATTTAATTTTCCCACATCATGAAAACGAAATCGCCCAATCAGAAGCAGTAACTGGTAAACCCCTAGCTAACTATTGGCTACATAATGGTATGGTCAAAGTTGATGGGGAAAAAATGTCTAAATCTCTAGGGAATTTTACCACTATTAGGGATTTATTGGCTCGTCCTGTAGATCCGATGGCGGTGCGTTTATTCATTCTTCAAGCCCATTATCGCAAACCTATTGACTTTACTAGCGAAGCTTTAAACGCTGCTGAAGCGGGATGGCAAACCCTTCAAGAAGGTTTATTATTGGGAAGTAATTTAAACTGGCAATTACCCTCTTTAACGATTATCCCAGAAATTGCTCAACGTTTCCAAGAGGCGGTTGATGATGATTTTAATTTCTCTGAAGGATTAGCTATTGTTTTTGAAATAGCCAAAGAATTACGCAAACAAGGTAATTTACTCCGACACCAGGGGGAAACTACTATACCCCTAGAAGATTTACAACAACAATGGGCGACTTTAGTTGAGTTAGCCGGAGTATTAGGCTTTATCCTTGAGACTAAAACAGAAGTAACCCCAACAGGTTTAACCGATGCTGACATAGAAGCTATTATTCAACAACGTCAAGAAGCCCGTAAACAGAAAAACTACGCCGAAAGCGATCGCCTTCGGGATGAGTTGCAAAAAGCAGGAATCACTCTCATTGATAAACCAGGAGGGGTAACCGATTGGTATCGTGAGTAA
- a CDS encoding nucleotidyltransferase domain-containing protein, producing the protein MTNSIPYLDYWRKRQQRQQEYHQKLAKAAREKVQEIAELLIAEYPIQKIILFGSLVKGNFHAESDLDLAVAGIPESLYFEALAKVNHISDRPVDLKPLESLDEHFLKKVIATGECIYASDDSDTITGDYHRHQQ; encoded by the coding sequence ATGACTAACTCTATACCATATCTAGACTATTGGCGAAAAAGACAACAAAGGCAACAAGAATATCACCAGAAGCTAGCCAAAGCAGCTAGAGAGAAGGTACAAGAGATCGCCGAGTTATTAATTGCAGAATATCCCATTCAAAAGATTATTTTATTTGGTTCTTTGGTAAAAGGCAACTTTCACGCCGAATCAGATCTTGATTTAGCCGTAGCAGGTATTCCTGAGAGTCTTTATTTTGAAGCCTTAGCCAAAGTTAATCATATCAGCGATCGCCCTGTAGATTTAAAACCTCTAGAATCTCTAGATGAACATTTTCTCAAGAAAGTAATAGCAACAGGAGAGTGTATCTATGCGTCAGATGACAGCGACACAATTACGGGAGATTATCACAGACATCAACAGTGA
- a CDS encoding cell division protein FtsW → MMFILRYLIPFVTPEVNQWSHHARFLHWLTFIWLLIGLVSLYSASSAEGYVNFDDSLYYLKRQLIWFAIGGILFNVIVRTPIKQILDFAPWGFLIVLVLITLTFVPGLGTTVYGATRWLSLKFIVIQPSELIKPWLVLQCAVLFANWLKIKPWKRIFWICLFGILLLLILKQPNLSTTALCGMGFWLIALAAGLPGGYLGGTAIAGLIMALISISLQSYQRMRITSFLDPWADPLGNGYQLVQSLLAIGSGKIWGTGLGLSQQKLFYLPIQSTDFIFAVFAEEFGFVGSILLLILLSIYATVAFRVATKSQDRINALIAIGVMVFMVGQSILHIGVATGVLPTTGLPLPLFSYGGSSMVSSLFLAGLLVRVARESSQAEVISLR, encoded by the coding sequence ATAATGTTTATACTCCGCTATCTAATTCCTTTTGTTACTCCTGAAGTCAATCAATGGTCTCATCACGCTCGTTTTTTACATTGGTTGACTTTTATTTGGTTGTTGATTGGTTTAGTCAGTCTCTATTCGGCTTCTTCGGCTGAGGGTTATGTTAATTTCGATGACAGTCTATATTATTTAAAAAGACAGTTAATTTGGTTCGCGATTGGGGGTATCTTATTTAATGTGATTGTTAGAACTCCTATTAAGCAGATTTTGGATTTTGCTCCCTGGGGTTTTTTAATTGTCTTGGTTTTAATTACTCTGACTTTTGTACCTGGATTGGGTACAACTGTTTATGGTGCGACTCGTTGGTTGTCTTTAAAATTTATCGTGATTCAACCTTCGGAATTGATTAAACCTTGGTTGGTTTTACAATGTGCTGTACTATTTGCTAATTGGCTGAAAATTAAACCTTGGAAACGTATCTTCTGGATCTGTTTATTTGGGATACTTTTACTACTAATTTTAAAACAACCTAATTTAAGTACTACGGCTTTGTGTGGGATGGGATTCTGGTTAATCGCTTTGGCTGCGGGGTTACCTGGAGGTTATTTGGGGGGAACAGCGATCGCGGGGTTAATCATGGCTTTGATTAGTATCAGTTTACAAAGTTATCAACGGATGAGAATAACGTCTTTTCTTGATCCTTGGGCTGATCCTTTGGGAAACGGTTATCAATTGGTACAGAGTCTTTTAGCGATAGGATCAGGGAAAATCTGGGGAACAGGTTTAGGTTTATCTCAACAAAAATTGTTTTATCTACCGATTCAATCTACAGATTTTATTTTTGCTGTTTTTGCTGAAGAGTTTGGTTTCGTAGGTAGTATTTTATTGTTAATTTTACTGAGTATTTATGCTACAGTAGCTTTTCGTGTGGCTACTAAATCTCAAGACAGAATCAATGCTTTAATCGCGATCGGGGTAATGGTTTTTATGGTTGGACAATCAATACTTCATATTGGAGTTGCTACAGGAGTTTTACCAACTACCGGTTTACCTCTACCTTTGTTTAGTTATGGTGGTAGTTCTATGGTTTCTAGTTTATTTCTAGCAGGATTATTAGTGAGAGTAGCTAGAGAGTCTAGTCAAGCTGAGGTTATTTCTCTAAGGTGA
- a CDS encoding histidine phosphatase family protein: MTTRVIIVRHGQSNYNVQKRIQGRSDKSVLTRKGEQDAQILGETLKNYSLSAIYCSPLQRALSTAQIIQGCLANSPTLKSLEKLREIDLPQWENMVKTDVEQQFAQDYHTWKTQPQQLTMTRVTPEGSEEFFPVLSLYQQAENFWQETLPQHEGETIVIVAHNGINRCLIMSALGIDPEYYHSLQQSNCCINILNFTGKWGDPVQLESLNQTAHLGVAIPPTRSPQNPLRLLLVRHGETEWNRAGRFQGIKDIPLNEKGREQGRLTGEFLKDVPLTFAISSPMLRPKETAEIILQHHPHLILETFADLVEICHGLWEGKLETEIEADYPGLLQAWKDTPETVQMPEGENLTQVWTRAIACWQNIVKTKSSAAEPQVGIVVAHDAINKVIICALLGLNPANFWNIKQGNGAVTVIDYPQGSEGKPVLQAMNLTSHLGFGILDQTAAGAL; this comes from the coding sequence TTGACTACTCGCGTAATTATTGTCCGTCACGGTCAAAGTAACTATAACGTCCAAAAACGCATACAAGGGCGTAGTGACAAATCTGTGTTAACCCGTAAAGGTGAACAAGACGCCCAAATACTAGGAGAAACCCTGAAAAATTACTCACTAAGTGCTATTTATTGTAGCCCATTACAACGGGCTTTGAGTACAGCCCAAATTATCCAAGGTTGTTTAGCTAATTCTCCTACCCTTAAATCCCTAGAAAAACTGCGAGAAATCGATCTACCTCAATGGGAAAACATGGTTAAGACAGATGTAGAGCAACAATTTGCTCAAGATTATCATACCTGGAAAACTCAACCGCAACAGTTGACTATGACTAGAGTAACTCCCGAAGGTAGTGAGGAATTTTTCCCTGTTTTATCACTATATCAACAAGCTGAGAATTTCTGGCAAGAAACCTTACCTCAACACGAGGGAGAAACTATTGTGATCGTGGCACACAATGGGATTAACCGTTGTTTGATTATGAGTGCACTAGGTATTGATCCTGAATATTATCACTCTCTGCAACAATCTAATTGCTGTATTAATATCTTAAACTTTACTGGTAAATGGGGAGACCCCGTACAACTAGAATCTCTTAATCAAACTGCTCATTTAGGTGTCGCTATTCCCCCGACGCGATCGCCCCAAAATCCCCTACGTCTCTTATTAGTGCGTCACGGTGAGACAGAATGGAATCGCGCAGGACGTTTTCAAGGTATCAAAGATATTCCCCTTAATGAAAAAGGTAGGGAACAAGGAAGACTCACAGGAGAGTTTCTCAAAGATGTTCCCTTGACTTTCGCTATTTCTAGTCCGATGTTACGTCCTAAAGAAACCGCTGAGATTATTTTACAGCATCACCCCCATCTTATCTTAGAAACTTTTGCTGATTTGGTAGAAATTTGTCACGGTCTTTGGGAAGGTAAGTTAGAAACTGAAATAGAAGCTGATTACCCTGGCTTGTTACAAGCTTGGAAGGATACCCCCGAAACCGTGCAAATGCCAGAAGGAGAGAATTTAACTCAGGTTTGGACAAGAGCGATCGCCTGTTGGCAAAATATAGTTAAAACTAAAAGTAGCGCTGCTGAGCCTCAAGTCGGTATAGTTGTAGCTCATGATGCTATTAATAAAGTGATTATTTGTGCTTTATTAGGTTTAAATCCTGCTAATTTTTGGAATATTAAACAGGGTAATGGCGCAGTGACTGTCATTGATTATCCCCAAGGAAGTGAAGGTAAACCTGTTTTACAAGCTATGAATCTTACTAGTCACCTTGGTTTTGGTATTCTTGATCAAACTGCAGCTGGGGCTTTATAA